The Amycolatopsis coloradensis sequence CCAGCAATCGGCCGAACGCAATACTCCGAACGATCGCGGGTTCGCGTCCGCTCAAGGGGAATCACCACGGAAAGGGTAGATGTTCGCGTGGCGCGATGCCCTCCGCCGACGGTGTTGATCGCGACGTCCGATTCACGCCAGCCTCCGGCGCGCGAGGCGGCGAAGCTGGCGTACGTGACAGTTACTACGACGGCGGCCGAGACCGCGCACACCCGTATCGAGCCAGGAATCCTCTACTTCGGCACCCCGGTGGTGCTCCTTTCGACGGTCGACCAGGCGGGCACCCCGAACCTGGCACCGATGTCGTCGGCGTTCTGGCTCGGCTGGCGGGGCATGCTCGGACTGGGCGCGAAAGCCAAGACGGCGCAAAATCTCATGCGTAACCGTGAATGTGTTCTGAATCTCCCTTCCGACGCGCTGGCTGCCGCCGTCGACAGGCTGGCGCTGACCACCGGTTCGGATCCCGTCCCGGCCCGCAAGTACGAACGCGGCTACCGGCACGAACCGGACAAGTTCGCCCGCGCCGGGCTCACCCCGGTCCCCTCGGAGACGGTCCGGCCGCCGCGCGTCGCGGAATGCCCGGTGACGATGGAGGCCGTCGTCGAGGCCGTCCACCCGCTCGCGGAGGACGACCCGAAACAACGCGGCGGCGTCCTCGTGTTCGAGGTCCGCGTGCAGCGCGTCCACGTCCACGACGACGTGCGGATGCCGGGCACCGAAGACCGGATCGACCCCGACCGGTGGCGGCCGCTGATCATGAGCTTCCAGAAGCTCTACGGCCTCGGCCCGCAGGTCCATCCGTCGACACTGGCTCGGATCCCGGAGCGGCTCTACCGGGGGCCCGACATCGAGCGATCGCGGGCGAACGAGAACCGGTTCACCAGCGGCAGCCAGCGCTGATAGGACACGGCCAGCAGTGGCCACGCTTCGCCGGACAGGCCGCGTTCGAGTTTCGGCCGCAGTTCGTGGTCGTTCATCTTCGACACGATCTCGATGGCCTTGTCGTCGGGGTCGCTCCCATCGAGGTCGGCGAACCACCGGACTGCGTCCGGATGCCCGACGTGGACCGCGAGCAGCACCAGCACCGCACGGAACGGTGCCTCGCGGTCGCCGTCGGAGAGGAACTCCGCCAGGTCTTCTCCG is a genomic window containing:
- a CDS encoding flavin reductase family protein; translated protein: MTVTTTAAETAHTRIEPGILYFGTPVVLLSTVDQAGTPNLAPMSSAFWLGWRGMLGLGAKAKTAQNLMRNRECVLNLPSDALAAAVDRLALTTGSDPVPARKYERGYRHEPDKFARAGLTPVPSETVRPPRVAECPVTMEAVVEAVHPLAEDDPKQRGGVLVFEVRVQRVHVHDDVRMPGTEDRIDPDRWRPLIMSFQKLYGLGPQVHPSTLARIPERLYRGPDIERSRANENRFTSGSQR